The Acidimicrobiales bacterium genomic sequence CCGACCCGGGTCCGCACGGCCCGCCCGCCGTTCTCGGTGATCACCTCGGGCACCGCCCGGGAGCAGATCAGGTTGTAGAGCACCGTGGCCCCCGGCTCGCGTTGGAGCACCCTGCTGGCCACCAAAGCGGTTGTTGTCGAGCCGGAGACCGGGCGGGCCCGCTCGTCAACCAGGAACACCCGGTCGGCGTCGCCGTCGAAGGCCAGACCCACATCAGCGCCCGTGTCCAGCACCCGGGCCTGCAGGTCGCGGAGGTTCTCGGGCTGGATCGGATCGGCCGGATGGTTGGGAAACGTGCCGTCCAACTCCGGGTAGAGCAGGTCCAGCTCGAAGGGCAGACCTGCGAAGACGGCGGGCACGACCAAGCCGCCCATGCCGTTAGCCGTGTCAGCCACCACCCGAAGGGGCCGCAGGGTCTCCACGTCGACGAAGGACCGAACGTGGTCGGCGAAGGCGGGCAGCAGGGCCCGGCTGGTGGTCGAGCCACCACCCGGGCCGTCGTCGAACCCTCCGGCCACCTCAGCGGCCATCTGGGACAACCCCGTGTCGTGGCCGACCGGACGGGCGCCGGACAGGCAGAGTTTCATGCCGTTGTAGCCGGCCGGGTTGTGGCTGGCCGTCAGGATGGCTGCCGGGACGTCCAGGTGTCCGGAGGCGAAGTACACCAGGTCGGTAGAGGCCAGGCCCAGGTCGATCACGCCGAGGCCCTCGGCGACCAGGCCCCGGGTGAAGGCGGCGGCCAGCGGCACTCCGCTTGGTCGCATATCGCGTCCCAGAGCCACCCGGTCGGTGCCGGGCTCGTTCCGCCGGACCAGCCGGGCGAAGGCCCGGCCGATGGCCTCGGCCAACGGCTCGTCCAGCTCCTCCGGGACCCGGCCCCGGACGTCATAGGCCTTGAACACGGCGTTCTGGTCGGACATCGCCGGAACGCTACCCACGGTCCCCGGACCGATCGGGGGCCGGGTAGCGGCCCTGGCGGGCCTGCTGTCGGATCCGTACTAGGTCGGTCATCAGGCGCAGCCCGTCGCTCAGGGCCCGCACCGTGGTGCGTTCGGAGTTCTCGACCTCAACGGGCACCTCAGCCAGGGTGAGGCGCCACCGTTCGGCCAGGTGGAACAGCTCCACGTCGAAGGCGAACCCGTTCAGGGTGGAGGCGGCGAACAGGCGACGGGCCACGTCGGACCGGAAGGCCTTCAGGCCGCACTGGGTGTCCCGGTACTGGCCGAGCAGCAGGGCGTGGGTGGCCAGGTTGACCAGCCGTCCGCCGACCTCGCGCAGGCGACCGGTCCGCACCAGGGTCCGGGTGTCGGTGTGGCGGCGGCTGCCCACCACCATGTCGAAGCCGTCCTCCACCCGGGCCACCAAGGCAGCCGCCTGAGCCGGCCCGTAGGCCAGATCGGCGTCGGTGAACACCACGGTCCGGCCGGTGGCCGCCGCTACGCCGGCCCGTACGGCCGCCCCCTTGCCCGAGTTGCGTTCCAGGCGAACCACCCGGTCGGCCCCGGCCGCCGCGGCCCGGGCCGCTGTGTCGTCCGGTGAGCCGTCGTCGACGACCACCACTTCCAGGTCGTCTGGGCCATCCAGAGCGTCTCCCAGTTCGCGGCGTACCCGTCCCACAGCGTCGGCGATGCGGTCAGCCTCCCGGAAGGCGGGCAGTACCACGCTGACCCGGACGTCGCCGACCGCCGGGGGACGGGGAACGGGTCGGTCCTGTTCGCGGCGGATGACCCGGAACAGGAACGCCCGGTAGGCCATGCCGCGCACGATGGCCGCCGCAGCCACGGCCAGCACCTTGGCGGCCAGGTCTCGGCCCGGGCCTCCCGGGGTGCCGACCAGGGCCAGGACGGCCAGGTCGACTAGCCCAGCGGCCACCACCACGGAGACGAAGACCCGTCGAATCCGGATCCACCGGGCGAAGGGGTCGTCGCGCAGGGTGACGACCCGGTGGAGGGGACGGGCCACCACGGCGGCGGCGACCAGCGCCACGACGTCGGCGGTCACCACAGACCAGCCGCGGTCCAGCAGTGCCACGGCCAGGCCGACGTCGACCGCCGTGGCGATCAGGCCGACCACGGCGAAGCGGCGCATACGTTCCCTCACGACGGCGTCCCCGACCAGTTGAGCGAATCGTCGGAGTCGCCGCCGGCCGCGACCTTTGCGTCCTCGTCCCCGCCGACAGTGACGTCGCCCGAAGGGTCGTCGCCCGTGTCCCCATCGGGGTCCGGCGGGCCGGCGGCCCGCCGCTCCACCCACCGGTCCACGAGGCGGTCACCGTCCGGCCCGAGGACCGCCGCGTCGTACCAGGGGGCCGACGGGTCGTCGGGCTCGGGCCGCCGGACCAGCACCAGCAGGGCCACCAGCCCAACGGCAGTCAGCAGCATGGCCACCACGTCGACGGTCGTCCGACCGTACGACAGGCGCACCTCCTCGTCGGTCGGGACCACGACCATCAGATTGGGTGTGGCCCGCCACGGGCCGAGGGCCCCCTCGACCTCCC encodes the following:
- the manB gene encoding phosphomannomutase/phosphoglucomutase (converts mannose-6-phosphate to mannose-1-phosphate; the resulting product is then converted to GDP-mannose by ManC which is then used in the synthesis of mannose-containing glycoconjugates that are important for mediating entry into host cells); this translates as MSDQNAVFKAYDVRGRVPEELDEPLAEAIGRAFARLVRRNEPGTDRVALGRDMRPSGVPLAAAFTRGLVAEGLGVIDLGLASTDLVYFASGHLDVPAAILTASHNPAGYNGMKLCLSGARPVGHDTGLSQMAAEVAGGFDDGPGGGSTTSRALLPAFADHVRSFVDVETLRPLRVVADTANGMGGLVVPAVFAGLPFELDLLYPELDGTFPNHPADPIQPENLRDLQARVLDTGADVGLAFDGDADRVFLVDERARPVSGSTTTALVASRVLQREPGATVLYNLICSRAVPEVITENGGRAVRTRVGHSIIKQTMVEEGAAFAGEHSGHYYFRDNYRADSGLIAALLVLEALSEFDGPMSGLLAPYERYAASGERNTAVGDPAAVIDRVAAHYADWPQDRLDGLTVDLGDWWFNVRPSNTEPLLRLNVEAADEATCQVRVTEVQAVVGQ
- a CDS encoding glycosyltransferase — translated: MRERMRRFAVVGLIATAVDVGLAVALLDRGWSVVTADVVALVAAAVVARPLHRVVTLRDDPFARWIRIRRVFVSVVVAAGLVDLAVLALVGTPGGPGRDLAAKVLAVAAAAIVRGMAYRAFLFRVIRREQDRPVPRPPAVGDVRVSVVLPAFREADRIADAVGRVRRELGDALDGPDDLEVVVVDDGSPDDTAARAAAAGADRVVRLERNSGKGAAVRAGVAAATGRTVVFTDADLAYGPAQAAALVARVEDGFDMVVGSRRHTDTRTLVRTGRLREVGGRLVNLATHALLLGQYRDTQCGLKAFRSDVARRLFAASTLNGFAFDVELFHLAERWRLTLAEVPVEVENSERTTVRALSDGLRLMTDLVRIRQQARQGRYPAPDRSGDRG